Proteins encoded within one genomic window of Gloeobacter kilaueensis JS1:
- a CDS encoding M23 family metallopeptidase: MPSRDQGSGCLSNLFVLFVLVAGAYFSGTLQPVLRFLMPSERRSAPVERKAESKRQQADPSPSVMNRPTVSLPALATAPGTATGVRFELPFVSGRCYRVSQGNNGQYSHHELSNRYAWDFSMPVGTPVTAAAAGQVIESAGPGAAEGSARSLLLDHGGGIYTLYAHLSQIKVKPGQRVSAGEVIALSGQDAGLLPHLHYGAFTLYPVLTSLPSRFGDDRQDKDEVPRQRQTYCATGIKQRRTNPVTALRANTFARQGIRLSTATPAHVLMVGQSYRLEGQSDRPLAPVYYQVRTTDGELLASDETYSNLQGYFGMNVQVRQGRPGEAITQLIYSDPNRMGSAVSAILAGR, from the coding sequence ATGCCTTCCAGGGACCAGGGTTCCGGCTGTCTATCCAATCTGTTCGTGCTGTTCGTGCTGGTTGCAGGCGCTTACTTTTCTGGTACGCTGCAGCCCGTCTTGCGGTTTCTGATGCCCTCGGAGCGGCGTTCTGCGCCGGTGGAGCGCAAGGCTGAAAGCAAGCGGCAGCAAGCCGATCCATCGCCTTCGGTGATGAATCGGCCTACGGTTTCGCTGCCGGCTCTTGCCACAGCGCCGGGCACCGCAACCGGCGTGCGCTTCGAGCTGCCCTTTGTCTCGGGGCGCTGCTACCGGGTGAGCCAGGGCAACAACGGCCAGTACAGCCACCACGAACTATCCAACCGCTACGCCTGGGACTTTTCGATGCCGGTGGGGACGCCTGTGACGGCAGCGGCGGCAGGCCAGGTGATCGAGAGTGCCGGACCCGGTGCGGCGGAGGGGAGCGCCCGGAGCCTCCTGCTCGATCACGGCGGCGGAATCTACACGCTCTACGCCCATTTGAGCCAGATCAAAGTAAAGCCCGGCCAGCGCGTGAGCGCCGGGGAGGTGATCGCCCTGAGCGGTCAGGATGCGGGTCTATTGCCGCACCTGCACTACGGTGCTTTTACGCTCTATCCGGTGCTCACCTCGCTCCCTTCGCGCTTCGGCGACGACAGGCAGGACAAAGACGAGGTGCCGCGCCAGCGGCAGACCTACTGCGCTACAGGTATAAAGCAAAGGCGAACCAACCCCGTTACGGCCCTCAGGGCCAATACGTTCGCCCGCCAGGGCATCCGGCTGAGTACTGCCACCCCGGCCCATGTGCTCATGGTTGGGCAGTCCTACCGGCTTGAAGGACAGAGCGACCGGCCCCTCGCCCCGGTTTATTATCAGGTGCGCACTACCGACGGCGAATTGCTCGCCTCCGATGAGACCTACAGCAACCTGCAGGGCTACTTTGGCATGAACGTGCAGGTCCGGCAGGGCAGGCCGGGAGAAGCGATTACCCAGCTTATCTACAGCGATCCGAACCGCATGGGCTCGGCGGTCTCGGCGAT